One window of the Triticum dicoccoides isolate Atlit2015 ecotype Zavitan chromosome 3B, WEW_v2.0, whole genome shotgun sequence genome contains the following:
- the LOC119278894 gene encoding putative disease resistance protein RGA4 produces MAEPVATMVVGPLLSTVKEKASSYLLDQYKVMEGMEEQHRVLKCKLQAILDVITDAEHAASHREGAKAWLEEVKTVAYEANEIFDEFKYEALRREAKKNGHYSKLGIDTVRFFVTHNRFAFRDKMKKKLCRILQAIEVLVAEMNAFGFKYQQQAPISMHWQQMDPVISDPKKIISRSRSQDTKTIVDTLLCQASNANLTVVPIVGMGGLGKTTLAQLIYNEPEVQKHFELLIWVCVSDSFDVDSLARRIVDFHLKNSIIKAPFKKGPLDSLQIVLSGRRYLLVLDDVRNRESDKWKKLEVRLTHGAKGSVVLATTRDEGVTKIMGTVKAYNLAALEDNFIEEIIESRAFSLHKEEERPVMLVNMVGEIAKRCRGSPLAAAALGSMLRTKTSKEEWKAISRRSNICTEESGILPILKLSYNDMSSQMKQCFSFCAVFPKDYEIDVDKLIQLWIAHGFIMDQKEVSPETIGKWIFNELTSRLFFVDVKKVRVSRYEYARPVVGDYPKHTCKIQDLMHDVALSTMEKECALAPKEPRQIEWLPDTARHLFLSCGQPETILNESVAKRSLAIQTLMCDCYIEMGVRFQHLSKYNSSKALRFLLNWGGQFHLKPKHLHHLRYLDLSRSYIKPLPEDISILYSLETLNISCCYSLRRLPRKMKYLTALRHLYTHCCPKLRSMPGGLQKLMSLQTLTCFIAGPTGSKCSAIGELQHLNLGGQLELTQLENVTEEDAKVANIGNKKELRGLTLKWSVGCADDARVLKSLKPHDGLLGVRIESYGGTTFPTWMAMSRNMVEIQLFQCEKLQWLFGCDTTFAFPNMKELTLQDLHCLDRWWETSNEVQGQEIMFPRLDKLSIVSCAKLTALPDATLLGEPHGMARSAFPALKELYLDFLDNFWKWEATEGTQRGHMVFPKLEKLTIMNCSILTALPEAPVDGDYSMARSAFPALKVLKLKCLSRFESWHAVEGSMREKLMFPQLEQLVVIHCENMTTLCGQRTFPSLQEIRIEFCPKLRTKAKSPKLSVLHMEGNEEEMFLWVARHMTSLTNLKLKNLEDTQSTLEAAGRSLTQVVGAMEKWNRDDFPMAIMHLSGFKSGVTELCACFVRLQWLYINDCDALVHWPEKEFQGLVSLRSLEISYCKQLVGYTQAPAAEPSATLESSIQLLPSLGYLKIFQCESMVEVFKLPASLRKMEILDCSKLRSIFSRRLQLEQGSSSSLQRRSPVYSELSSSSAVSRAEHSLFPCLESIYIRGCHSLTGILDLLPSHNEIKITVC; encoded by the coding sequence ATGGCAGAGCCGGTGGCCACCATGGTGGTCGGGCCGCTGCTGTCCACTGTGAAGGAGAAGGCGTCCAGCTACCTCCTGGACCAGTACAAGGTGATGGAGGGCATGGAGGAGCAGCACAGGGTCCTCAAGTGCAAGCTGCAGGCCATCCTGGACGTCATCACCGACGCCGAGCATGCCGCGTCCCACAGAGAAGGGGCCAAGGCTTGGCTTGAGGAGGTCAAGACGGTGGCCTACGAAGCGAATGAGATCTTTGATGAGTTCAAGTACGAGGCGCTCCGCCGTGAGGCCAAGAAGAATGGGCATTACAGCAAGCTCGGCATCGATACAGTAAGATTCTTCGTCACTCACAACCGTTTTGCGTTCCGTgacaaaatgaagaagaagctatgCAGAATCTTGCAGGCCATTGAGGTCCTTGTGGCTGAGATGAACGCCTTTGGGTTTAAGTATCAGCAGCAAGCACCAATATCCATGCACTGGCAGCAGATGGATCCTGTTATCTCTGATCCAAAGAAAATCATTAGCAGATCGAGAAGCCAAGATACTAAGACTATTGTTGATACACTACTTTGTCAAGCTAGCAATGCAAATCTCACAGTTGTTCCCATCGTTGGGATGGGGGGGCTAGGCAAGACCACCTTAGCGCAACTCATTTACAATGAACCTGAAGTTCAGAAGCATTTCGAGTTGCTGATATGGGTTTGTGTCTCTGACAGCTTTGATGTGGATTCCTTGGCTCGAAGAATTGTTGACTTTCATCTTAAAAATAGTATAATTAAAGCACCTTTTAAGAAGGGCCCATTGGATAGCCTCCAAATTGTACTAAGCGGGCGTAGATACCTCCTTGTCTTGGATGATGTACGGAACCGAGAGAGCGATAAGTGGAAAAAGCTCGAGGTCCGCCTTACACATGGTGCTAAGGGCAGTGTGGTTCTGGCAACTACTCGTGATGAAGGAGTCACGAAAATAATGGGTACAGTTAAAGCCTATAATCTCGCAGCTTTGGAGGATAACTTTATTGAGGAAATTATCGAGTCAAGAGCATTCAGTCTGCACAAGGAAGAAGAAAGGCCGGTCATGCTAGTTAATATGGTTGGTGAGATCGCGAAGAGATGTCGTGGCTCTCCTTTGGCGGCAGCCGCACTGGGCTCTATGCTGCGTACAAAGACCAGCAAAGAAGAATGGAAGGCTATATCGAGAAGAAGCAACATTTGCACCGAGGAGTCTGGAATTTTACCAATACTGAAGCTCAGCTACAATGACATGTCATCACAGATGAAGCAATGCTTTTCTTTCTGTGCTGTGTTTCCCAAGGATTATGAGATTGACGTGGACAAACTGATCCAACTATGGATCGCACATGGCTTTATCATGGACCAAAAAGAAGTTAGTCCTGAAACCATTGGCAAATGGATTTTCAATGAGCTGACCTCAAGGTTATTCTTTGTGGATGTGAAAAAAGTCCGAGTCTCACGGTATGAATATGCGCGCCCGGTGGTGGGTGATTATCCCAAACATACATGTAAAATCCAAGATCTTATGCATGATGTTGCATTGTCTACAATGGAAAAAGAATGTGCTCTTGCACCTAAGGAACCACGTCAGATTGAGTGGCTTCCAGATACAGCTCGCCACTTATTTCTGTCTTGTGGACAACCAGAAACTATTTTGAATGAATCTGTGGCGAAAAGATCTCTGGCTATCCAGACACTTATGTGTGATTGTTATATAGAAATGGGAGTTCGCTTTCAGCATTTATCAAAATACAACTCTTCGAAGGCATTACGGTTCCTTTTAAATTGGGGCGGACAATTCCATTTGAAACCAAAGCATCTGCATCACCTAAGGTACCTTGATCTCTCAAGAAGTTATATCAAACCACTTCCTGAAGATATAAGCATTTTATACAGCCTGGAAACATTGAACATATCTTGCTGCTACTCACTTCGTCGGCTTCCAAGAAAAATGAAGTATTTGACCGCCCTCCGTCACCTATACACTCATTGTTGTCCGAAGTTGAGGAGCATGCCTGGTGGTCTCCAAAAACTCATGTCCCTGCAGACACTTACATGTTTTATAGCAGGTCCTACTGGCTCTAAGTGCAGTGCCATTGGAGAGTTGCAACATTTAAACCTTGGTGGTCAGCTAGAGCTAACTCAACTAGAGAATGTGACAGAAGAAGATGCAAAAGTGGCAAATATCGGCAATAAGAAGGAACTGCGAGGCTTGACATTAAAATGGAGCGTTGGTTGTGCTGATGATGCTAGAGTGCTCAAGAGTCTGAAACCTCATGATGGACTGCTGGGTGTAAGGATAGAATCCTACGGAGGCACCACCTTTCCGACATGGATGGCTATGTCCAGAAACATGGTTGAGATCCAACTTTTCCAGTGTGAAAAACTGCAATGGCTATTCGGTTGTGATACCACCTTCGCTTTTCCAAATATGAAGGAGCTTACACTACAAGATCTGCATTGTTTGGACAGATGGTGGGAAACAAGTAACGAGGTACAAGGACAAGAGATAATGTTTCCTCGGCTTGACAAGTTATCTATTGTTAGCTGTGCAAAGTTAACTGCGTTGCCGGACGCAACACTGCTTGGAGAACCTCATGGTATGGCACGGTCAGCATTTCCAGCATTGAAGGAACTCTACTTGGATTTCTTGGACAACTTTTGGAAATGGGAGGCAACCGAGGGAACACAGAGAGGACACATGGTATTTCCTAAGCTTGAGAAACTTACAATTATGAATTGTTCTATCCTGACAGCATTACCGGAAGCACCGGTTGATGGAGATTATAGTATGGCACGGTCAGCGTTTCCTGCATTGAAAGTTCTGAAATTGAAATGCTTGAGCAGATTCGAGAGTTGGCATGCAGTCGAAGGATCTATGCGAGAAAAGTTAATGTTTCCTCAGCTTGAGCAATTGGTTGTCATACACTGTGAAAATATGACAACATTATGTGGGCAACGGACCTTCCCTAGCCTTCAGGAGATCCGTATCGAGTTTTGTCCAAAGCTGAGAACAAAAGCTAAATCACCAAAGCTCAGCGTGTTACACATGGAGGGAAATGAGGAAGAGATGTTCCTGTGGGTAGCTAGACATATGACGTCACTGACCAATCTGAAACTGAAGAACCTTGAAGACACGCAATCAACCTTGGAGGCGGCTGGTCGTAGTTTGACACAAGTGGTGGGCGCCATGGAAAAATGGAATCGAGATGATTTCCCTATGGCAATTATGCACTTGAGTGGCTTCAAGTCGGGTGTAACTGAGCTATGTGCATGTTTTGTACGGCTTCAATGGTTGTACATCAATGATTGTGATGCGCTTGTCCACTGGCCAGAGAAAGAGTTCCAAGGCTTGGTATCCTTGAGGAGTCTAGAGATTTCTTACTGCAAGCAACTGGTTGGATACACACAAGCTCCTGCAGCTGAGCCATCAGCAACATTAGAATCCTCGATTCAGCTCCTGCCAAGCCTCGGGTATCTCAAGATATTTCAGTGTGAAAGCATGGTAGAGGTCTTCAAGCTCCCTGCATCGCTGAGGaaaatggaaattcttgattgttcTAAGCTCAGGTCCATATTCAGTAGGAGGCTGCAACTGGAACAGGGATCATCATCGAGTCTTCAACGGCGATCGCCTGTATATTCAGAGTTGTCATCGTCATCAGCTGTATCCAGGGCAGAGCATTCTCTCTTTCCATGTTTAGAATCTATATACATACGGGGGTGTCATAGCTTAACAGGGATCCTTGATCTTCTGCCGTCGCACAATGAAATTAAAATTACCGTTTGTTAG